The DNA segment CTCGGTCGACACCTACAGCGTGGGCGCAGCCTGGTCAGTGACGTGCACGAGGAGATCCAGCCGGACACCCAGTGGATGGACATCCCAGAGGGTTCGGCCATGGGAGATCACCTATGAACCCCCTTGCCTCCTCAGTGTCAGGCGCGGGTGCAGTCTCGCTGGATCGCCGCACGCGCATGCTGCACACAGCGATGGGGCCGCTAATCGCCACCGCCCTTGATGATCCGGATGTGGTGGAGATCATGCTCAATCCGGACGGCGCTCTCTGGCTCGACCGACTCTCGAGTGGTCGCGCCCGATTGGGCACGCTGCCCGCCGCCGACGGAGAACGCATCATCCGTCTGGTCGCGGCGCATATCGGCGCGGAAGCGCATCGGGGCAAGCCCTTGCTCAGCGCGGAACTGCCGGAAACCGGCGAGCGATTCGAGGGTGTGTTGCCGCCGGTGGCATCCGGGCCGACCTTTGCCCTGCGCAAACGCGCCGCTAGCGTCATCCCTCTGCAACAGTACGTGGCTGACGGCATCCTCAGCGCCGCGCAGGCCGAGTACCTGCACGCGGCCGTGCGTGAGCGGCAGAATATCCTGGTGGCCGGCGGTACCAGCACCGGCAAGACTACCCTGGCCAACGCGCTACTGGCCGAAGTGGCCGGCACCGGTGACCGCGTCCTGGTGCTCGAGGACACGGTCGAGTTGCAGTGTCCGGCCCTCGATCATGTCGCCCTACGCACCCGCCCAGGCGTGGTATCCATGGCCGACCTGGTGCGCAGCACGCTGCGCCTGCGCCCCGATCGGGTGGTGGTCGGCGAGGTACGCGGCGGCGAGGCACTGGACCTGGTCAAGGCCTGGGGCACCGGCCACCCGGGCGGTATCGCCACCCTCCATGCCGGCTCCGCCCAAGGTGCCCTGCTGCGCCTGGAGCAACTGATCCTGGAGGTCGCCCTGGCGGCGCCACGGGCACTGATCGCCGAGGCGGTCAACCTGGTGGTGTTCCTCGCCGGGCGCGGCCGCGCTCGCCATGTCCAGCAGATCGTCCGGGTCACCGGCCACGACGAGCACGGTTACCGCCTCCATCCCATCGACGCCATCCCTTCCCTGCCCTCTGCCTCAGGAGCTCAGCCATGAATCCCCGCCAGACCCTCGTTGTCTTTCGTCGACGCTTTGCCAGTGCACTCGTGCTTGGCGCACTCTGGCTCGGTACGGCCTTGCCGGTATCGGCAGCCGGCTCCGGCATGCCCTGGGAAGGACCGCTGCAATCGATCCTCGAATCGGTGCAGGGCCCGGTGGCACGTATCGTCGCGGTGATCATCATCATTACCACCGGCCTGACCCTGGCCTTCGGCGACACCAGCGGCGGCTTCCGCAAGCTGATCCAGATCGTCTTCGGTTTGTCCATCGCCTTTGCTGCGTCGTCGTTCTTCCTCAGCTTCTTCAGCTTCGCCGGCGGGGCGGTGGTCGCATGAACGGCGAGCGCGAACTCATCCCCGGCTTCGAGGTGCCGCTGCACCGATCGTTGGCCGAACCGATCCTGCTCGGTGGCGCGCCACGCAACGTGGCCATCCTCAATGGCACCTTGGCGGCCGTGGTCGGCCTGGGCCTGCAGTTGTGGATTCCGGGCCTGGTGCTCTGGCTGGTCGGCCACACACTGGCGGTGTGGGGCGCCCGCCTGGATCCGCAGTTCCTGCAGGTGTTCGCCCGGCATATCAAACAACGCCCACTGCTGGACGTGTGAGGAGTGCCGTCATGCTGAACCTCACCGAGTACCAGCGTCGCCCCGCCCAACTCGCCGACTGGCTGCCCTGGGCCGGTTTGGTGGCACCGGGCGTGGTGCTGAACAAAGACGGTTCGTTCCAGCGCACCTTGCACTTTCGCGGGCCGGATCTGGACAGTGCCACCCAGGGCGAACTCGTAGCCACCTCGGCGCGCCTGAACAACGCCCTGCGCCGCCTGGGCTCGGGCTGGGCGCTGTTCATCGAGGCCGAACGCCTGGCCACCGTCGACTACCCCGACAGCCGCTTTCCCGAGCCGTTGTCCTGGTTGGTCGATGAGGAGCGCCGTGCCGCCTTCGAGGCACAGGGTAACCACTTCGAGAGTGCCTACTACCTGACGCTACTCCACCTGCCGCCAGAGGAGGCGCGATCGCGCGCGGCCCGCCTGCTCTACGAGCACAGGGCACAGCGTGGTATCGACTGGCGTGAGCGGCTGGTGGCCTTCATCGCCGAGAGCGATCGCTTCTATGACCTGCTGGACGGGGTGATGCCGGAACTCGCCTGGCTCGACGACAGCCAGACGCTGACCTACCTGCACGCCACGGTATCAACGCACCGTCAGCGGGTGGCCGTGCCCGAGGTGCCCTTCCATTTGGATGCCGTGCTGGCCGACTGCCCGCTGACCACTGGGCTGGCGCCGCGGCTGGGCGAGCAGCACCTGCGCGTGCTCTCGGTGCGCGGCTTTCCCACCTCGACCTGGTCCGGGCTGCTGGATGACCTCAACCGCCTGGGCATCGCCTATCGCTGGTCGACCCGCTTCATCTGTTTGCACAAAGACGAGGCCGAGAAGGAACTGGTACGCCTGCGTCGACAGTGGTTCGCCAAGCGCAAGGGTGTCCTGGCGCTGCTGCGCGAAGCGATCTTCCAGCAGGAAAGCCCATTGCTGGACAGCGATGCAGCGAACAAGGCCAGCGACGCCGATGCCGCCCTGCAGGAACTGGGCGCCGACCAGGTCGCCTTCGGCTATGTGACAGCCACCGTGACGGTGAGCGACCGCGACGCCCTGATCGCCGAGGAGAAGCTACGCCTGGTCGAGCGGGTGATCCAGGGACGCGGCTTGGTCACCATCACCGAAAGCCTCAACGCGGTGGAGGCCTGGCTGTCGTCTATCCCCGGCAATGCCTACGCCAATGTGCGGCAGCCGCTGATCTCCACGCTCAACCTGGCCCACCTGATGCCGGTGTCGGCGGTCTGGGCGGGACCTGCGCGCAACGACCACCTCGACGGCCCGCCGCTGGTGGTCACCCGCACGGATGGGGCGACGCCGTTCCGCCTGGTCACCCACGTCGGCGACGTCGGCCACACCCTGGTGGCCGGCCCTACCGGTATGGGCAAGTCGGTGCTGCTGGCGACCCTGGCCCTGCAGTTTCGTCGCTACCCGGGCTCACGCCTGTTCCTCTTCGACATGGGCCGTTCGCTGCGTGCGACGGTGCTGGGCCTGGGCGGTGAGCACTACGACCTGGGCGCTGATGGCGACCTGGCCTTCCAGCCCCTGGCGCGCATCGACCAGGCCGGCTACCGCGCCTGGACCGCCGAGTGGCTGGAGGCGCGCCTGTTGCAGGAAGGGGTCGCGGTCGGCCCGGAGCAGAAGGCCGCGCTGTGGACCGCGCTGGACAGCCTGGCCGGCGCGCCCGAGGCGCAGCGCACGCTGACCGGCCTATCCGTGCTGCTGCAGGACAATGCCCTGCGCCAGGCGCTGCAACCCTATGTGCTGGGTGGCGCCCACGGCCAGTTGCTAGACGCCGACCGGGATCGGCTGGGTACGGCTGATGTGCAGTGCTTTGAGATGGAGGAGCTTCTGCACAGCAAGGCGGCAGTAGCAGCCGTGTTGAGCTACCTGTTCGCCCGCTTCGAGGCACGTTTCGACGGCACGCCCACCCTGCTGATCCTCGACGAAGCCTGGCTATTCCTCGACGACCCGCTGTTCGCCGCACGCATCCGCCAGTGGCTCAAGACGCTGCGCAAGAAGAACGTCTCGGTGATCTTCGCCACCCAGTCGCTGGCCGATATCAAGGACTCCAGCATCGCCGCGGCGATCATCGAGAGCTGCCCCAGCCGCATCTTCCTGCCCAACCCGCAGGCCAGCGAGCCGCAGATCCGCGACATCTACCAGGGCTTCGGGCTGAACGACCGACAGATCGAGATCATCGCCCAGGCCACCCCCAAGCGCGATTACTACTACCAGTCACGCCTCGGCAACCGGCTGTTCGACCTCGACCTGGGGCCGGTGGCGCTGGCCTTTGCCGCCTCCGCCAGCCCCGCCGAGCAACGCGAGATCAGCCGGATCCTGCAGGAGTCCGGTGGAGCGGAGTTTGCCGCCGCCTGGCTACGCCACCGTGGCTTGGACTGGGCTGCCGACCTGCTTGCCTCTTACCCCTCGCACAGCAAGGAGTGCTTGCCATGAGTTACCGCACCTTTCTTTCTCCATTCGCCACCCTGCTGGCGTGGGGCCTGCTGGCGCTCCAGCCGGCCAGCGCCCTCACCGTGATCGACCCTACCAACCTGGCACAGAACACCCTGACCGCGGTGCGCACCCTGGAGATGGTGAACAACCAGACCCGCCAGATGCAGAACGAAACCCAGATGTTGCTGAACCAGGCCCGACACCTGGTGTCCCTGGACTACAACGTGGTTAATCGGCTGCGCGTGAACCTCGCCAACACTGAGCGTTTGCTGGCCGAGGCCCAGGGATTGGCTTACGACGTCCAGCGCATGGACCAGGAGTTTGCCCGCCTGTACCCGGCCGAATACGCGAGCAGCGTCCCTGGCGAACGTATGGCGCAGGAGTCGCGCGAGCGCTGGAAGCAAAGTCTCGACGGCCTGCACACCGCGATGCGGGTGCAAGCCCAGGTGGCGCAGAACCTGGGCCAGGACGAGAGCGTGCTGGCCGATCTGGTACAGCAGAGCCAGTTGGCCGGCGGTGCGCTGCAGGCAGCCCAGGCCACCAACCAACTGCTGGCCCTGCAGGCCAAGCAGTCGATCCAGGCCCAGCAACTGCAGATCACCCAGAACCGCGCCATCGCCCTGGAGCTTGCGCGCCAGGCGGCGGCAGCCGAGGAATCCCGCGAACTGCGACGGCGCTTCATGGGCAGTGGCACGCCCTACACGCCCTACCCCGTGCAGTTCTATCGGTAGGGAGGCCGCTCCATGAAAACCCTGGCATTGCTGCCGCTGCTGGCGCTGGCCGCCTGCGGACGCGGTGACGATGGCGTCGTGGCACGGCAAGACGATTTGGCTGAGCGCTTCTACTCCGGCTGCGCCCGGCCAGGCGAGTTTCTTCGTCCTGCCGATTTGCCCGCGATCCCTCCAAGTTTCGACGAGGACGTGCAATGAACGACGTCAGCGTGATCGACCGTTTCCTCGAGGTGTTCGGGCTGTATATCGACACTGGCTTCGGCCTGCTCGGCGGCGAGGTGGCCTTTCTCAGCCTGACCCTGGTGGCCATCGACATGACCTTGGCCGGGCTGTTCTGGGCCATGGGCGGCGAGGACGTCAGCGCCAAGCTGATCCGCAAGATCCTCTACGTCGGCGCCTTCGCCTTCATCATCGGCAACTTCAACGCCCTGGCGAAGATCATCTTCAACTCCTTCGCTGGGCTAGGGCTACTGGCGGCGGGATCCATGCTAAGCCCTGCCGAGTTCCTGAAACCGGGACGGCTGGCCTCCATTGGTGTCGATGCAGGAGGCCCTCTGCTTGAGCAGATCAGCATGCTCAGCGGATTTCCGGAAGTCTTCGAAAACCTGCACAGCATCCTGGTGCTGTTCCTGGCCTGGCTGGTGGTGATCGTCAGCTTCTTCTTTCTGGCCATCCAGCTGTTCGTCACGCTGATCGAGTTCAAGCTGACCACCCTCGCCGGCTTCGTCCTGGTGCCCTTTGCCCTATGGAACAAGACCGCCTTTCTCGCCGAGAAGGTGTTGGGCAACGTGGTGGCCTCCGGTATCAAGGTCCTGGTGCTGGCAGTGATCGTCGGCATCGGCACCGGGCTGTTCGCCGAGTTCCAGGCCGTGCCGGACGAGCCCTCCATCGACCACGCACTGGTGGTCATGCTTGCTGCGCTGGCATTACTGGGCCTGGGCATCTTCGGTCCGGGCATCGCTACCGGCCTGGTCTCCGGTGCTCCACAACTGGGGGCCGGTGCAGCGGCCGGTACGGCGCTCGGTGTTGCGGGCATGGCCGCCGGTGCCGCCGCCGTGGCCACGGGTGTCGGCGGCGCCGTGCTGGCCGGCGCCCGCATGGCGTCCGGCGCGGCGCGCCTGGCCATGGGCGGTGCCAAGCCATTGACCGCCGGCATGGCGCCAGGATCTGCAAGCGCGGGCGCAGCGATTGGCGATACGGCCACGGCGGCCGGCCCCGCGACATCCCCTGCCAAGCAACCCGACTGGGCCAAGCGGCTGCAACGTAAGCAGCAACTCACCCATGCCGCCACTACGGTCGCGCACACCCTGCGCGGTGGCGATGGTGGCGGCTCATCCCCCGGGCCGCAGGTGCGCGACCCGTCGAATTCGTGAAGGAGAACGAAGATGCGATTCAAACGTCCACGGGTGCGCTACAGCGACACCCCGCAACCAGCCACGCCTTACCAAGCCGCAGCGCAGGCCTGGGACCAGCGCATAGGCAGCAGCCTGGCACAGGCGCGCAACTGGCGGCTGATGGCCTTCGGTTGCCTGAGCCTGGCCCTGCTGATGGCCGCTGGCCTGGTCTGGCGCTCGGCCCAGTCGATGGTCACGCCCTACGTGGTCGAGGTCGACAACGCCGGCCAGGTTCGCGCGGTGGGCGAAGCCGCCAGCCCCTACCAACCCCAGGATGCACAGATTGCCCATCACCTGGCGCGCTTTATCGAGCGGGTGCGGGCCTTGTCCATCGACCCGGTGGTGGTGCGGCAGAACTGGCTGGAGGCCTACCACTCCACCACCGACCGCGGCGCCGCGACGCTCAACGACTACGCCCGCGCCCACGATCCCTTCACCCGGGTCGGCAAGGAGTCGGTGACGGTCGAGGTGACCAGCGTAGTGCGCGCCAGCGACAGCTCGTTCCAGGTGCGCTGGAACGAGCGCCGCTACGTCAACGGCGCGGCCACCGGGTTGGAGCGCTGGACGGCGGTGATCTCGGTGGTGCTGCAGCCGCCGCGTACCGAGGAAAAGCTGCGTCGCAACCCATTGGGCATCTACGTCAACGGCCTGTCATGGAGCCGTGAACTGGACACTACGGAAGGAGCCAAGAAGCCATGAAACCCTCTCTGCAATTCTCCGCCTGCCCTTTGCTGCTGGCCATGCTGGCCGGCTGCGCCAGTCAGGACGCGCCGCCGGTGATTGCCCTGGACGAACCGGTGGAGGCGCAGCGCCTGCCGGAGCCGCCCAAACCCATTGAGGTGGTGGAGATGCCGAAGCCGCTGGCCCTGCCGGCCCAACTGAAACCGCTGCCGGAGGCCAAGGCCGGCACTCCGGCCGAGGAGCCAATCGATGAGCGCGTGCGTGTCTCGCGCGCCAACCGCGACGCTCGGGTCGCCCCAACCCGGGAGGGCTACATCAATGCTATCCAGGTCTGGCCCTACTCCGACGGGGCCCTGTACCAGGTGTACACCAGCCCGGGTCGGGTAACAGCAATCAACCTGCAGACCGGCGAGGAACTGGTCACCGTGGCTGCCGGCGACACTGTGCGCTGGATCGTCGGCGATACCTCCAGCGGCAGTGGCGAGGAGCTGCGCGTCAGCGTGCTGGTCAAGCCAACGCGGGTCGACCTCAAGACCAACCTGGTCATCACCACCACGCGGCGTACCTACCTGATCGAGCTGACTGCCACCGAGCAAGCCTGGATGGCCTCGGTGTCCTGGGACTACCCCAAGGATCGCATGCTCGCCCTGCAGCGCCACGCTACTGCTGCGAAGGCGGCAGCACCGGTCGATGCCGGCCTGGCGCTGGAGCAACTGCGTTTTCGCTATGCGATCAGCGGCAGCAACCCACCCTGGAAGCCACTGCGTGTCTTTGACGACAGCCGCAAGGTATACATCCAGTTCCCCGCCGGCATCGCCCAAGGCGAGTTGCCGCCGCTGTTCGTGATCGGCCCGGAAGGCGACGGCCAGTTGGTCAACTACCGCTTCCGCTCGCCCTACTACATCGTGGATCGGCTGTTCGGCGCGGCCGAGTTGCGCCTGGGCGCGGACAAGGGTGACGTGGTGCGGATCGAGCGCACCGATGGCGTGCCCCGGAGGCCCTGAACATGAGTGCCACGGACGATATCCAGGGCGCAGCGCCGCTACCACCCAAGGTGGCACCGGAATCCCTCGAGTTGCGCGCACAACCTCGCCCTGTCACCCGCCTCAATCCACGCGTGCTGGCGGTGCTCGTCGGCGGGCTGGCCAGCGCGGTGCTCGGCGCCATGCTGTGGTCGCTGCAACCGCAGCAGCGCCGTGACGGCGCGGAGCAGCGCGAGCTGTACAACGTCGACCGCGTGACCCGCTCCGAGGGGCTGGAGCAACTACCGGCAGACTACTCGCAGTTGCCACCCCCCGTTGCGCCCGAGGTGCCGCAGCTGGGCCCGCCGCTCCCCGGCGACCTGGGAGGCCCTATCCTCAGAGCCGAGCAGGCACAGGGCTACGACTACCGCCACTCTGGTCCCGACCCGGCCGAAGCCGAGCGCCTCGCCAGGCTCAAGGAGGCAGAGGAAGCAGCACTGTCGTCGGTGTTTTTCCGGTCCGGTGGCGGGCGAGC comes from the Pseudomonas sp. TCU-HL1 genome and includes:
- the trbL gene encoding P-type conjugative transfer protein TrbL, which encodes MNDVSVIDRFLEVFGLYIDTGFGLLGGEVAFLSLTLVAIDMTLAGLFWAMGGEDVSAKLIRKILYVGAFAFIIGNFNALAKIIFNSFAGLGLLAAGSMLSPAEFLKPGRLASIGVDAGGPLLEQISMLSGFPEVFENLHSILVLFLAWLVVIVSFFFLAIQLFVTLIEFKLTTLAGFVLVPFALWNKTAFLAEKVLGNVVASGIKVLVLAVIVGIGTGLFAEFQAVPDEPSIDHALVVMLAALALLGLGIFGPGIATGLVSGAPQLGAGAAAGTALGVAGMAAGAAAVATGVGGAVLAGARMASGAARLAMGGAKPLTAGMAPGSASAGAAIGDTATAAGPATSPAKQPDWAKRLQRKQQLTHAATTVAHTLRGGDGGGSSPGPQVRDPSNS
- a CDS encoding TrbC/VirB2 family protein — translated: MNPRQTLVVFRRRFASALVLGALWLGTALPVSAAGSGMPWEGPLQSILESVQGPVARIVAVIIIITTGLTLAFGDTSGGFRKLIQIVFGLSIAFAASSFFLSFFSFAGGAVVA
- the trbJ gene encoding P-type conjugative transfer protein TrbJ, whose product is MSYRTFLSPFATLLAWGLLALQPASALTVIDPTNLAQNTLTAVRTLEMVNNQTRQMQNETQMLLNQARHLVSLDYNVVNRLRVNLANTERLLAEAQGLAYDVQRMDQEFARLYPAEYASSVPGERMAQESRERWKQSLDGLHTAMRVQAQVAQNLGQDESVLADLVQQSQLAGGALQAAQATNQLLALQAKQSIQAQQLQITQNRAIALELARQAAAAEESRELRRRFMGSGTPYTPYPVQFYR
- the trbG gene encoding P-type conjugative transfer protein TrbG, which encodes MKPSLQFSACPLLLAMLAGCASQDAPPVIALDEPVEAQRLPEPPKPIEVVEMPKPLALPAQLKPLPEAKAGTPAEEPIDERVRVSRANRDARVAPTREGYINAIQVWPYSDGALYQVYTSPGRVTAINLQTGEELVTVAAGDTVRWIVGDTSSGSGEELRVSVLVKPTRVDLKTNLVITTTRRTYLIELTATEQAWMASVSWDYPKDRMLALQRHATAAKAAAPVDAGLALEQLRFRYAISGSNPPWKPLRVFDDSRKVYIQFPAGIAQGELPPLFVIGPEGDGQLVNYRFRSPYYIVDRLFGAAELRLGADKGDVVRIERTDGVPRRP
- the trbE gene encoding conjugal transfer protein TrbE, translated to MLNLTEYQRRPAQLADWLPWAGLVAPGVVLNKDGSFQRTLHFRGPDLDSATQGELVATSARLNNALRRLGSGWALFIEAERLATVDYPDSRFPEPLSWLVDEERRAAFEAQGNHFESAYYLTLLHLPPEEARSRAARLLYEHRAQRGIDWRERLVAFIAESDRFYDLLDGVMPELAWLDDSQTLTYLHATVSTHRQRVAVPEVPFHLDAVLADCPLTTGLAPRLGEQHLRVLSVRGFPTSTWSGLLDDLNRLGIAYRWSTRFICLHKDEAEKELVRLRRQWFAKRKGVLALLREAIFQQESPLLDSDAANKASDADAALQELGADQVAFGYVTATVTVSDRDALIAEEKLRLVERVIQGRGLVTITESLNAVEAWLSSIPGNAYANVRQPLISTLNLAHLMPVSAVWAGPARNDHLDGPPLVVTRTDGATPFRLVTHVGDVGHTLVAGPTGMGKSVLLATLALQFRRYPGSRLFLFDMGRSLRATVLGLGGEHYDLGADGDLAFQPLARIDQAGYRAWTAEWLEARLLQEGVAVGPEQKAALWTALDSLAGAPEAQRTLTGLSVLLQDNALRQALQPYVLGGAHGQLLDADRDRLGTADVQCFEMEELLHSKAAVAAVLSYLFARFEARFDGTPTLLILDEAWLFLDDPLFAARIRQWLKTLRKKNVSVIFATQSLADIKDSSIAAAIIESCPSRIFLPNPQASEPQIRDIYQGFGLNDRQIEIIAQATPKRDYYYQSRLGNRLFDLDLGPVALAFAASASPAEQREISRILQESGGAEFAAAWLRHRGLDWAADLLASYPSHSKECLP
- a CDS encoding VirB3 family type IV secretion system protein codes for the protein MNGERELIPGFEVPLHRSLAEPILLGGAPRNVAILNGTLAAVVGLGLQLWIPGLVLWLVGHTLAVWGARLDPQFLQVFARHIKQRPLLDV
- the trbB gene encoding P-type conjugative transfer ATPase TrbB, which translates into the protein MNPLASSVSGAGAVSLDRRTRMLHTAMGPLIATALDDPDVVEIMLNPDGALWLDRLSSGRARLGTLPAADGERIIRLVAAHIGAEAHRGKPLLSAELPETGERFEGVLPPVASGPTFALRKRAASVIPLQQYVADGILSAAQAEYLHAAVRERQNILVAGGTSTGKTTLANALLAEVAGTGDRVLVLEDTVELQCPALDHVALRTRPGVVSMADLVRSTLRLRPDRVVVGEVRGGEALDLVKAWGTGHPGGIATLHAGSAQGALLRLEQLILEVALAAPRALIAEAVNLVVFLAGRGRARHVQQIVRVTGHDEHGYRLHPIDAIPSLPSASGAQP
- the trbF gene encoding conjugal transfer protein TrbF — encoded protein: MRFKRPRVRYSDTPQPATPYQAAAQAWDQRIGSSLAQARNWRLMAFGCLSLALLMAAGLVWRSAQSMVTPYVVEVDNAGQVRAVGEAASPYQPQDAQIAHHLARFIERVRALSIDPVVVRQNWLEAYHSTTDRGAATLNDYARAHDPFTRVGKESVTVEVTSVVRASDSSFQVRWNERRYVNGAATGLERWTAVISVVLQPPRTEEKLRRNPLGIYVNGLSWSRELDTTEGAKKP